One Vicugna pacos chromosome 33, VicPac4, whole genome shotgun sequence genomic region harbors:
- the THY1 gene encoding thy-1 membrane glycoprotein has translation MKPTIGIALLLTVLQVARGQKVTSLTACLVDQSLRLDCRHENTTSLPIQYEFSLTRETKKHVLYGTVGVPEHTYRSRTSFSSKYNIKVLYLSGFTTKDEGLYTCELRLSGQPPTISNKNVSVLRDKLVKCEGISLLVQNTSWLLLLLLSLPLLQAMDFISL, from the exons ATGAAACCCACCATTGGCATCGCTCTCTTGCTGACAG TCTTGCAGGTGGCCCGTGGGCAGAAGGTGACCAGCCTGACAGCCTGCCTCGTGGACCAGAGCCTTCGTCTAGATTGCCGCCATGAGAACACCACCAGCCTGCCCATTCAGTACGAGTTCAGCCTGACCCGGGAGACAAAGAAGCACGTGCTCTATGGCACTGTGGGGGTGCCTGAGCACACATACCGCTCTCGAACCAGCTTCTCCAGCAAGTACAACATCAAGGTCCTCTACTTATCCGGCTTCACCACCAAGGATGAGGGACTCTACACATGTGAACTCCGCCTCTCTGGCCAGCCTCCCACCATCTCCAACAAGAATGTCTCTGTGCTCAGAG ACAAACTGGTCAAGTGTGAGGGCATAAGCCTGCTGGTCCAGAACACCTcgtggctgctgctgctcctgctctccctgcccctcctgcaggCCATGGATTTCATTTCCCTGTGA